The following are encoded together in the Timaviella obliquedivisa GSE-PSE-MK23-08B genome:
- a CDS encoding PD-(D/E)XK nuclease family protein, translating to MLLRLAQGQLNLLTTCPRKFQHTVLDQFSTPTSPEQQDHINRGNRFHLLMQQHELGLSRALSTDLEERQLQQCVVDLVQAAPDLFAPARLRQSEHRRTLEWNGYAIATIYDLLILHDTQAQIVDWKTYPRPQNAERLAKNWQTRLYLFVLTETTDYAPEQLSMTYWFVEPGKTPQSSRFEYNATLHQQTQQDLAQILSQLTDWLKLYAAGDSLPQVDEHQGYCPTCPFVVRCQRTQQATDVLLPIAEIEEVAIGS from the coding sequence ATGCTGCTCCGTCTTGCCCAGGGACAACTTAACCTGCTCACTACTTGTCCTCGGAAATTTCAGCACACCGTCCTTGATCAATTTAGTACGCCGACTTCGCCCGAACAGCAAGACCACATTAATCGGGGCAACCGTTTCCACTTGCTCATGCAGCAGCATGAATTGGGGTTGAGTCGTGCTTTGTCTACTGATCTAGAAGAGCGACAATTACAGCAATGTGTCGTTGATTTGGTTCAGGCTGCCCCTGATTTGTTTGCTCCTGCAAGGCTACGGCAGAGCGAACATCGTCGGACATTGGAATGGAATGGATATGCGATCGCCACTATTTACGATCTTCTCATCCTTCACGATACTCAAGCCCAAATCGTCGATTGGAAAACCTATCCCCGTCCCCAAAATGCCGAGCGACTGGCAAAAAACTGGCAAACCCGGCTCTACCTCTTTGTCCTGACAGAAACGACAGATTATGCTCCGGAACAACTCTCAATGACCTACTGGTTTGTAGAACCTGGCAAAACTCCTCAAAGTTCGCGGTTTGAATATAACGCCACTCTTCATCAACAAACCCAGCAAGATTTGGCGCAGATCTTGTCACAACTGACAGACTGGTTAAAACTTTATGCCGCAGGTGATTCGTTGCCGCAAGTCGATGAACATCAAGGCTACTGCCCAACCTGTCCATTCGTGGTGCGCTGTCAAAGAACCCAACAGGCAACCGATGTTCTGCTGCCTATTGCCGAAATTGAAGAAGTCGCGATCGGCAGCTAG
- the clpB gene encoding ATP-dependent chaperone ClpB: MQPTDPSKFTEKAWEAVVKSQDVARRFKHQQLEVEHVAIALLDLEGTANNMLLKAGLEPIRLKQQIEAFAQRQPRVPDENGQLYLGQGLDTLLDNAEFSRNSMQDDFISVEHLLLALSEDDRIGRRLFKSFEVDVRKLEAAIKAVRGSQKVKDQTPESSYAALEKYGRDLTEQAKAGKLDPVIGRDEEIRRVVQVLSRRTKNNPVLIGEPGVGKTAIAEGLAQRIINGDVPESLKDRRLISLDMGSLIAGAKYRGEFEDRLRAVLKEVTSSAGHIVLFIDELHTVVGAGSSTGTTDASNLLKPMLARGELRCIGATTIDEYRKHIEKDAALERRFQQVYVGQPTVEDTISILRGLKERYEVHHGVKVADSALVAAATLSDRYISDRFLPDKAIDLVDEAAAKLKMEITSKPVELEIIDRRLIQLEMEKLSLEGEGQSAIAVGFYRTSKERLEKIEQEITDLKRDQDKLSSQWGSEKELLSAINALKEEEEQLRRQIEKAERDYDLNTAAQLKYGRLEAVHRELEKKEASLVESQTRGTSLLREQVTEADIAEIVAKWTGIPVNRLMESERQKLLELESYLHQRVIGQHEAVEAVSAAIRRARAGMKDPGRPIGSFIFLGPTGVGKTELARALADSLFDSADSMVRIDMSEYMEKHSVNRLVGAPPGYVGYEEGGQLSEAIRRHPYSVLLLDEIEKAHPDVFNILLQVLDDGRITDSQGRTVDCRNTVVVMTSNIGSEHILDVSGDDSKYEEMRKRVMKGLQSHFRPEFLNRVDDIIMFHALSLKELRMIVGIQLQRIHRLLAEQKISIELTTAAQNHIADVGFDPVYGARPLKRAIQKELENAIATKLLENTFIGGDTIQVDVVDHKLTFTKKVVKTSKAIAKDKVAEA; this comes from the coding sequence CAAACAACAGATCGAAGCCTTTGCCCAACGCCAACCCAGAGTACCCGACGAAAACGGACAGCTTTATTTGGGGCAAGGACTCGATACTTTGCTCGATAATGCCGAGTTTTCCCGGAACTCAATGCAGGATGATTTTATTTCGGTAGAGCATTTGCTGCTGGCGCTTTCCGAGGACGATCGCATTGGTCGCCGTCTCTTTAAATCATTCGAGGTCGATGTTCGTAAGTTAGAAGCTGCCATTAAAGCGGTGCGAGGCAGCCAAAAGGTCAAGGATCAAACGCCTGAATCAAGCTATGCCGCCCTCGAAAAATATGGGCGTGACTTGACTGAGCAGGCGAAAGCCGGAAAGCTTGATCCGGTAATTGGGCGCGATGAGGAAATTCGGCGGGTGGTACAGGTGCTATCGCGGCGGACGAAAAATAATCCGGTGCTGATTGGCGAACCGGGCGTGGGTAAGACAGCGATCGCGGAAGGGTTAGCCCAGCGCATCATCAACGGCGACGTGCCCGAATCGCTTAAAGATCGCCGCCTGATTAGCCTTGATATGGGTTCGCTGATTGCCGGGGCAAAGTATCGGGGCGAGTTTGAAGATCGGCTGCGGGCAGTGCTGAAAGAAGTCACGAGTTCCGCTGGACACATTGTGCTATTTATCGACGAACTTCACACCGTGGTTGGAGCCGGATCATCGACAGGCACGACTGATGCTAGTAATCTGCTCAAGCCGATGCTGGCACGGGGCGAATTACGCTGCATTGGCGCGACCACGATTGACGAGTACCGCAAGCATATTGAGAAAGATGCCGCACTAGAACGTCGGTTTCAACAGGTCTACGTCGGGCAGCCCACTGTAGAAGACACCATTTCAATTTTGCGAGGGCTGAAAGAGCGCTATGAAGTTCACCATGGCGTTAAGGTGGCAGATTCGGCGCTGGTCGCTGCTGCCACCCTGTCCGATCGCTATATTAGCGATCGCTTCTTGCCCGACAAAGCGATCGATTTGGTAGACGAAGCCGCCGCCAAGCTAAAGATGGAGATTACCTCCAAACCCGTCGAGCTAGAAATTATCGATCGCCGTCTGATTCAGCTTGAAATGGAAAAGCTGTCTTTAGAAGGGGAAGGACAATCGGCGATCGCTGTAGGATTCTACCGTACCTCCAAGGAGCGCCTTGAGAAAATCGAGCAAGAAATTACCGACCTCAAGCGCGATCAAGACAAACTTAGCTCCCAGTGGGGCTCTGAGAAAGAACTACTATCGGCAATCAACGCGCTTAAAGAAGAAGAAGAGCAACTGCGGCGGCAAATTGAGAAGGCTGAGCGCGACTACGACCTCAACACTGCCGCCCAGCTAAAATATGGACGATTAGAAGCCGTTCATCGTGAGCTAGAGAAAAAAGAAGCCAGCCTTGTCGAAAGTCAAACTCGCGGGACTTCACTGCTCCGAGAGCAAGTCACCGAGGCAGACATTGCCGAAATTGTTGCCAAGTGGACAGGCATTCCCGTCAACCGTCTCATGGAATCGGAGCGGCAAAAGCTTTTGGAACTAGAAAGCTATTTGCATCAGCGTGTCATTGGTCAACATGAAGCCGTTGAAGCTGTCTCCGCTGCTATCCGCCGCGCTCGGGCTGGCATGAAAGATCCCGGTCGTCCTATTGGTTCTTTCATCTTCTTGGGTCCCACAGGAGTTGGCAAAACCGAGCTTGCTCGCGCCCTGGCTGATTCTTTATTCGACAGCGCCGACTCCATGGTGCGGATTGACATGTCAGAGTATATGGAAAAACATTCCGTTAATCGCCTAGTGGGTGCGCCTCCAGGATATGTCGGCTATGAGGAAGGTGGGCAGTTGTCGGAAGCTATCCGTCGTCATCCTTACTCAGTCTTACTGCTAGATGAGATTGAGAAGGCGCATCCTGATGTTTTTAATATTCTGTTGCAAGTGCTAGATGACGGACGAATTACCGATTCTCAGGGCAGGACAGTCGATTGTCGCAATACGGTTGTGGTCATGACTAGTAACATTGGCAGTGAACATATTTTGGATGTTTCGGGGGATGACTCGAAGTACGAGGAAATGAGAAAGCGTGTAATGAAGGGATTACAGTCTCATTTTCGCCCAGAGTTCCTCAATCGGGTTGATGACATTATTATGTTCCACGCCCTAAGCCTTAAGGAACTGCGGATGATTGTAGGCATTCAGCTTCAGCGCATTCATCGGCTGTTGGCTGAGCAGAAGATTAGCATTGAGCTAACCACTGCTGCCCAAAATCATATTGCTGATGTGGGGTTTGATCCAGTTTATGGGGCGCGTCCTTTGAAGCGGGCAATTCAAAAAGAATTGGAAAATGCGATCGCCACTAAGCTGCTAGAAAATACCTTCATCGGCGGCGACACGATTCAAGTCGATGTAGTCGATCACAAGCTAACTTTTACTAAAAAGGTTGTCAAAACTAGCAAGGCAATCGCTAAAGATAAAGTTGCCGAAGCCTAG
- a CDS encoding FtsW/RodA/SpoVE family cell cycle protein, whose translation MKLRYLIPFFDSSTQDWALEARLLRWITFLWLAIGLAVMFSASYAVADARFDDGLHYFKIQLVWITIGMLGFNILVHSPLRMVLGWANWVVLLLLGLLLLTLIPGLGISTNGATRWLAIGSVGIQPSELMKPFLVLQSARIFGQWNHLSWRVRLTWMAIFCLVLVGILLQPNLSTTALCGMVIWLIALAAGLPYLYLFGAAGVGLMAAIVSVSIKTYQRRRLISFLNPWKDATGDGYQLIQSLLAIGSGGLTGTGFGLSQQKLFYLPIQDTDFIFAVFAEEFGFLGCMLLFLMLAAYATIALRVAIKTTQPVHRLIAIGVMVLIVGQALLNIGVATGALPTTGLPFPLISYGGSSMISSLLTAGLLVRVAREGGAEVLPMRRRRTEGSVSF comes from the coding sequence GTGAAACTCCGCTACCTCATTCCCTTCTTCGATTCCTCAACTCAAGACTGGGCTTTAGAAGCTCGGTTACTGCGATGGATTACCTTTTTGTGGCTGGCGATCGGGCTGGCGGTCATGTTCTCGGCTTCCTATGCCGTTGCTGATGCCCGTTTTGATGATGGTCTGCACTACTTTAAAATTCAGTTGGTCTGGATCACCATTGGCATGTTGGGCTTCAATATTTTGGTGCATTCGCCTTTGCGGATGGTGCTGGGGTGGGCAAATTGGGTTGTACTGCTGCTGCTCGGACTGCTGCTGCTAACGCTGATTCCGGGGTTAGGAATTAGTACTAATGGGGCAACGCGATGGCTGGCGATCGGGTCGGTGGGCATCCAGCCTTCAGAGTTAATGAAGCCGTTTTTGGTGCTGCAAAGCGCCCGCATCTTTGGGCAATGGAATCACTTAAGTTGGCGGGTTCGGCTGACCTGGATGGCTATTTTTTGCCTAGTGCTGGTGGGTATTTTGCTTCAGCCTAACTTGAGTACGACTGCGCTCTGTGGCATGGTGATTTGGCTAATTGCGCTGGCGGCGGGCTTACCCTATCTGTACTTGTTTGGAGCAGCAGGGGTGGGTTTGATGGCGGCGATCGTCAGTGTCAGCATTAAAACCTATCAGCGGCGGCGGTTGATTTCTTTTCTTAATCCTTGGAAGGATGCAACTGGAGATGGGTATCAGTTGATTCAAAGCTTACTGGCGATCGGGTCTGGAGGGTTGACCGGAACCGGGTTTGGATTGTCTCAGCAAAAGCTGTTCTATCTGCCCATTCAAGATACAGATTTTATTTTTGCGGTGTTTGCCGAAGAGTTTGGTTTTTTGGGCTGTATGCTGCTGTTCCTCATGCTAGCGGCTTATGCCACGATCGCCCTCCGAGTAGCGATCAAGACAACACAACCCGTGCATCGCTTAATCGCGATCGGGGTAATGGTGCTGATAGTAGGGCAAGCGCTCTTAAATATTGGGGTAGCAACAGGCGCACTACCCACAACTGGACTCCCGTTCCCGCTGATTAGCTATGGCGGTAGCTCTATGATTTCCAGCTTGCTGACAGCGGGGCTATTGGTGCGGGTTGCCCGTGAGGGTGGCGCTGAGGTTTTGCCCATGCGAAGACGACGGACTGAGGGTAGCGTCAGTTTCTAA
- a CDS encoding ABC transporter ATP-binding protein/permease, translating to MTPASSLPETEPQRQPKQTDLRLFKLLIPYAKQNKKLLSISLVLLLPLAIAGSVQPIIIGQAVALAKQEPVMAFLQGRSLLEGARVLIGLLAATLLVQLSLSGFQGYLVQVVGQRITASIRNDLFEHVTSLATRFFDRTPVGRLITRLTSDVDALGDVFSTGTIGIISDLLTMVVTITAMALFEWKLTLMLVLLLLPITWLIVFFQGRYRISNYAAREELSALNSTLQENIVGINVVQLFRREQFNSQMFRTINLRYMTEVDKTIFYDSAVSATLEWVSLAAIGGVLWLGSILILRQELNFSILTTFILYAQTLFNPLRQFAERFTTVQAGLTALERVSNILNEPVEIRDPEQLSSTSIKVPSLRDDSTPGTIQFDQVWFGYKSDEFVLRDLNFTIHPGEKVALVGPTGAGKSSIIRLLCRLYEVSKGRILLDGQDIRDMPQGELRRRMAVVLQDGFLFAGDVKGNISLGESYSMAEIQAAAKQTNVDQFINKLPQGYDTPLRQRGTNLSGGEKQLLAFARAAIRNPGILVLDEATANLDVGTESTIQKALETLLVDRTAIIIAHRLSTIRNVDRILVLKQGHLAESGTHEELLEQGGLYSSLYRLQMLET from the coding sequence ATGACTCCGGCATCCTCTCTCCCTGAAACTGAACCTCAGCGTCAGCCCAAACAGACTGACTTACGACTGTTTAAGCTGCTGATTCCCTACGCCAAGCAGAATAAGAAGCTGCTGAGTATTTCCTTAGTATTGCTCTTGCCTTTGGCGATCGCGGGTTCTGTGCAGCCCATCATTATTGGGCAAGCTGTCGCCTTGGCTAAACAAGAGCCAGTCATGGCATTTTTGCAAGGGCGATCGCTTCTTGAGGGTGCTAGGGTTCTCATTGGTTTATTGGCAGCGACGTTGTTAGTGCAACTCTCGCTGAGCGGATTCCAAGGCTACTTAGTGCAGGTTGTCGGACAAAGAATCACTGCCAGCATCCGCAATGATCTGTTTGAGCATGTCACATCTCTCGCGACTCGGTTTTTCGATCGCACTCCCGTCGGGCGGTTGATTACGCGCCTCACCAGCGATGTTGATGCCTTGGGTGACGTGTTTTCGACTGGCACCATCGGCATTATTAGCGACTTGCTGACGATGGTGGTAACCATTACAGCAATGGCATTGTTTGAGTGGAAGCTGACATTGATGCTGGTGCTGTTGTTATTGCCGATTACGTGGCTGATTGTCTTTTTCCAGGGGCGTTATCGCATCTCTAATTACGCGGCACGAGAGGAGCTTTCGGCGCTGAATTCGACGTTGCAAGAAAACATTGTGGGCATTAATGTCGTGCAATTGTTCCGTCGGGAGCAGTTCAACTCCCAGATGTTTCGGACGATTAATTTACGCTATATGACCGAGGTCGATAAGACCATTTTTTACGATTCGGCAGTGTCGGCAACCCTGGAATGGGTGTCATTGGCGGCGATCGGCGGCGTGCTTTGGCTAGGCAGCATTCTCATTCTTCGACAAGAACTGAACTTCAGCATTCTGACCACGTTCATCCTCTATGCCCAAACTCTGTTTAATCCCTTACGACAATTTGCCGAACGCTTTACCACTGTGCAAGCGGGACTCACCGCATTAGAACGGGTCAGCAACATCTTAAACGAACCCGTCGAGATTCGTGATCCAGAGCAACTTTCCTCTACCTCAATCAAAGTGCCGTCCCTTCGAGACGATTCTACGCCTGGAACCATCCAATTCGACCAGGTTTGGTTTGGTTACAAATCCGATGAATTCGTCTTGCGAGATCTTAATTTCACGATTCATCCTGGCGAAAAAGTGGCGCTGGTCGGTCCGACAGGAGCCGGGAAAAGTTCAATCATTCGCCTACTTTGTCGGTTGTACGAAGTGAGTAAAGGGCGCATTTTGTTAGACGGACAAGACATTCGGGATATGCCCCAAGGAGAACTGCGGCGACGGATGGCAGTTGTTTTGCAAGATGGCTTTTTGTTTGCGGGGGATGTGAAGGGCAATATTTCCCTGGGTGAGTCCTACTCAATGGCAGAAATTCAGGCGGCGGCGAAGCAGACGAACGTTGATCAGTTCATTAACAAACTGCCCCAAGGCTATGACACGCCGCTTCGTCAACGAGGAACTAATCTATCGGGCGGCGAGAAGCAGCTTTTGGCGTTTGCCCGTGCGGCAATTCGTAATCCTGGAATTTTGGTGTTGGATGAGGCGACCGCAAATTTAGATGTGGGTACTGAGTCCACTATTCAAAAGGCAT
- a CDS encoding Uma2 family endonuclease, with product MRTFLLEQPTEQRILYQGISWHQFKLIQAGFAESPGIRLSYYHGAIEIFMPGREHEVFSRLIGFLIGLFCLEKNIEFEPTGAMTQEREGEVSAQADESYCFGESKPIPDLVIEVVFTSGGTQKLQRYQALQVPEVWFWQDGLFSLYHLRQDHYEKITYSEISELALLDINLLTRCVLMAQTSRLEAANEFRNALK from the coding sequence ATGCGAACTTTTCTTCTTGAGCAGCCTACCGAGCAGCGGATTCTTTATCAGGGAATTAGTTGGCACCAGTTCAAGCTAATTCAAGCAGGCTTTGCTGAGTCTCCAGGCATTCGGCTGTCTTACTATCACGGCGCGATCGAGATTTTTATGCCGGGACGTGAACACGAGGTTTTTAGTCGGCTGATTGGGTTTCTGATTGGGCTGTTTTGTCTAGAAAAAAACATTGAATTTGAACCCACTGGAGCAATGACCCAAGAGCGAGAAGGAGAAGTGTCTGCCCAAGCGGATGAGTCCTACTGCTTTGGAGAGTCTAAGCCTATTCCTGATCTGGTAATAGAAGTCGTCTTTACCAGTGGTGGAACCCAGAAGCTTCAGCGCTATCAAGCCTTGCAAGTGCCCGAAGTTTGGTTCTGGCAAGATGGACTATTCAGTCTCTACCATCTTCGCCAAGATCACTATGAGAAAATCACCTATAGTGAAATTTCAGAACTTGCATTACTAGATATCAACTTACTGACTCGCTGTGTATTAATGGCTCAAACATCCCGACTAGAAGCAGCCAACGAGTTTCGTAATGCGCTGAAATAA